The following are from one region of the Sardina pilchardus chromosome 4, fSarPil1.1, whole genome shotgun sequence genome:
- the hao2 gene encoding hydroxyacid oxidase 2 isoform X3: MSMVCLTDFEEYAKGHLSKATWDYYAAGADECCTRDDNLLAFKRIRLRPRILRDVSVSDTRTTVLGTEISFPVGIAPTAFHCLAWHEGEMATARATEAVNTCYITSTYSTCSVEEIVAAAPNGYRWFQLYVYRDRKLSEQIVHRVEALGYKALVLTVDVPYTGKRRNDIRNQFKLPPHLKVKNFDGVFQVSAGPEEYGIPAHTLDPSISWKEVYWLQSLTRLPIIIKGILTKEDAELAVEHGVQGIIVSNHGGRQLDGGPATIDCLSEIVDTVQGRIEVYMDGGIRTGSDVLKAVALGAKCVFIGRPAVWGLAYKGEEGVREVLQILNDEFRLSMALSGCRNVAEINRNLIQFSKL, encoded by the exons ATGTCTATGGTCTGTCTGACGGACTTCGAGGAGTATGCTAAGGGGCATCTCTCCAAGGCCACCTGGGACTACTACGCCGCCGGAGCAGACGAGTGCTGCACAAGGGATGACAACCTGCTGGCCTTCAAACG AATCCGCCTGCGGCCACGGATTTTACGGGACGTGTCGGTAAGTGACACGCGGACCACGGTGCTGGGCACGGAGATCAGCTTTCCTGTGGGCATCGCCCCGACCGCCTTCCATTGCCTGGCCTGGCACGAGGGGGAGATGGCAACAGCAAGGG ctACGGAGGCGGTGAACACATGCTACATCACCAGCACCTACTCGACCTGCTCGGTGGAGGAGATTGTGGCGGCGGCGCCCAACGGCTACCGCTGGTTCCAGCTGTACGTGTACCGCGACCGCAAGCTGTCGGAGCAGATCGTGCACCGCGTGGAGGCGCTGGGCTACAAGGCTCTGGTGCTCACCGTGGACGTGCCCTACACCGGGAAACGCCGCAATGACATCCGCAACCAGTTCAAGCTCCCGCCCCACCTCAAGGTTAAGAACTTTGATGGGGTCTTCCAG GTGAGCGCGGGCCCGGAGGAGTACGGCATCCCCGCCCACACGCTGGACCCGTCCATCAGCTGGAAGGAGGTGTACTGGCTGCAGTCGCTCACAAGGCTGCCCATTATCATCAAGGGCATCCTGACCAAGGAGGACGCCGAGCTGGCTGTGGAGCACGGCGTCCAGGGCATCATCGTGTCCAATCACGGCGGGCGCCAGCTGGACGGCGGACCGGCTACT ATAGACTGCCTGTCAGAGATAGTGGACACGGTGCAGGGCAGGATCGAGGTCTACATGGACGGTGGGATCCGCACAGGCAGTGATGTGCTCAAGGCCGTGGCGCTCGGAGCCAAGTGTGTGTTCATCGGACGGCCTGCTGTCTGGGGCCTGGcttataag GGTGAGGAAGGAGTCCGCGAGGTGCTGCAGATCCTGAACGATGAGTTCCGCCTCTCGATGGCGCTGTCAG GTTGCAGAAACGTTGCCGAGATCAACAGGAATCTGATTCAGTTCTCCAAACTTTGA
- the si:rp71-68n21.9 gene encoding kelch-like protein 9 isoform X2, whose translation MGGEEGKLHRRLSRLGSRHQNRDPPRPPPQADKPPTPAAPTPRPPEVAPKPAEAAQKAPEAAPKPPVVAPKPVEAPKPSLPPRPLKREFLCETHGNAILQGLNSFRCDETLCDVTLVPGDSSKTFPVHRAIMASASDYFKAMFTGGMREQELKEIKLHGVSSAGLKNIIDFIYTSRLDLSVGSLQDTLEAASFLQVLPVLDFCNQLLSSEITIENCVEVERIATDLLLEDVQTHVGDFVRDNFRELVQSGHFLQLSESSMAHALASDGLKGLSEMELYRAARTWIAHDPPTRHPSAYTLLRHIRFPLMSPSELLQISQEQDQSESTGAGSAAAANANAKANANAKADAPPRGPPLMRSDTACVNLLLEASNYQMLPFMQPVLQTERTRIRSDAVRLLALGGVMRHQLVVSRELRFYEEPEGARRGEDDGAGGRGDVCGFGEVAGGGGGGGGGGASGSWRALQPMEVPRYQHGVALLGGFLFIVGGQSTYDTKGKTAVDSAYRYDPRFDRWLQVASLNEKRTFFHLSALSGKLYAVGGRNATGEIGSVECYSLNKNEWTFVQPMVEPHYGHAGAVHAGLMYVSGGITKDTFQKEMWCYDPDCDLWSRRADMMDLRGLHCMCTLGDRLYVMGGNHFRGANDYDDVLGCEYYSPASDQWTAVAAMPRGQSDVGVAVFEGRIYVVGGYSWNSRCMVDIVQRYDPEGDEWDHAFNVLEPLGGIRACTMTVHRPQGPAAEAQIQECPLLDTKN comes from the exons ATGGG TGGGGAGGAAGGGAAGCTACACCGGCGTCTTTCGCGACTCGGCAGCCGCCACCAGAACAGGGATCCTCCGAGGCCCCCGCCTCAGGCCGACAAACCCCCCACGCCCGCCGCACCGACCCCCCGGCCCCCGGAGGTGGCCCCTAAACCAGCCGAGGCAGCCCAGAAGGCCCCAGAGGCAGCACCCAAACCGCCCGTAGTGGCCCCCAAACCAGTAGAGGCCCCCAAACCGAGCCTCCCTCCCCGACCCCTGAAGAGAGAGTTCCTGTGTGAGACCCACGGCAATGCCATCTTACAG GGTTTGAACTCTTTCCGATGTGATGAGACGCTGTGTGATGTGACCCTGGTGCCAGGAGACAGCAGCAAGACCTTTCCTGTGCACAGAGCCATCATGGCCTCCGCCAGTGACTACTTCAAAGCCATGTTCACAG GCGGAATGCGAGAGCAGGAGCTGAAGGAGATTAAGCTTCACGGTGTGAGCAGCGCGGGGCTGAAGAACATAATCGACTTCATCTACACGTCGCGACTGGACCTGAGTGTGGGCAGCCTGCAGGACACTCTGGAGGCGGCCAGCTTCCTACAGGTCCTACCCGTGCTGGACTTCTGCAACCAGCTGCTCAGCAGCGag aTCACCATTGAAAACTGCGTAGAGGTGGAGCGAATAGCCACAGACCTGCTCCTGGAGGATGTCCAGACCCACGTCGGCGACTTCGTGCGGGACAACTTCCGGGAGCTGGTGCAGAGCGGACACTTCCTGCAGCTCTCCGAGTCCAGCATGGCGCACGCGCTCGCCAGCGACGGCCTCAAGGGCCTCTCGGAGATGGAGCTGTACCGCGCGGCCCGCACCTGGATCGCCCACGACCCGCCCACCCGCCACCCGTCCGCCTACACCCTGCTGCGCCACATCCGCTTCCCCCTCATGAGCCCCTCCGAGCTGCTCCAGATCTCCCAGGAACAGGACCAGAGCGAGAGCACCGGCGCTGGGTCCGCCGCCGCGGCTAACGCTAATGCTAAAGCTAACGCTAATGCTAAAGCTGACGCGCCGCCGCGGGGGCCGCCGCTGATGCGCTCGGACACGGCGTGCGTCAACCTGCTCCTGGAGGCCAGCAACTACCAGATGCTGCCCTTCATGCAGCCGGTGCTGCAGACCGAGCGCACGCGCATCCGCTCCGACGCCGTGCGGCTGCTCGCGCTCGGCGGCGTCATGCGCCACCAGCTGGTGGTCAGCCGCGAGCTGCGCTTCTACGAGGAGCCCGAGGGCgcgaggaggggggaggacgacggagcgggggggaggggagacgTCTGCGGCTTCGGTGAGgtggcgggaggaggaggaggaggaggaggaggaggcgcgagCGGAAGCTGGCGGGCGCTGCAGCCGATGGAGGTGCCGCGCTACCAGCACGGCGTGGCGCTGCTCGGGGGCTTCCTGTTCATCGTCGGGGGCCAGAGCACGTACGACACCAAGGGCAAGACGGCGGTGGACAGCGCCTACCGCTACGACCCGCGCTTCGACCGCTGGCTCCAGGTGGCCTCGCTCAACGAGAAGAGGACCTTCTTCCACCTGAGCGCGCTCAGCGGGAAACTGTACGCCGTCGGAGGCCGCAACGCCACCGGGGAGATCG GTTCGGTGGAGTGCTACAGCCTCAACAAAAATGAGTGGACCTTTGTGCAGCCGATGGTTGAACCCCATTATGGCCATGCTGGAGCAGTCCACGCAGGTCTGATGTATGTCTCAG GGGGCATTACCAAGGACACCTTCCAGAAGGAGATGTGGTGCTACGACCCCGACTGTGACCTCTGGAGTCGGCGTGCGGACATGATGGACCTGCGGGGGCTGCACTGCATGTGCACGCTGGGCGACCGCCTCTACGTCATGGGCGGCAACCACTTCCGCGGCGCCAACGACTACGACGACGTGCTGGGCTGCGAGTACTACAGCCCGGCCAGCGACCAGTGGACCGCGGTGGCGGCCATGCCGCGGGGACAGAGCGACGTCGGCGTGGCCGTCTTCGAGGGCCGCATCTACGTGGTGGGGGGCTACTCGTGGAACAGCCGCTGCATGGTGGACATCGTGCAGCGCTACGACCCCGAGGGCGACGAATGGGACCACGCCTTCAACGTGCTGGAGCCGCTCGGGGGCATCCGGGCGTGCACCATGACCGTGCACCGGCCCCAGGGGCCCGCCGCCGAGGCCCAGATACAAGAGTGCCCTCTACTGGACACCAAGAACTGA
- the hao2 gene encoding hydroxyacid oxidase 2 isoform X1 translates to MELPLRGLQLGVATFTNSLTQHGDTLIQVYCLLQSLPHPLFGKPRANLCVFVSAERMSNCSCNRDGSRCAEMSMVCLTDFEEYAKGHLSKATWDYYAAGADECCTRDDNLLAFKRIRLRPRILRDVSVSDTRTTVLGTEISFPVGIAPTAFHCLAWHEGEMATARATEAVNTCYITSTYSTCSVEEIVAAAPNGYRWFQLYVYRDRKLSEQIVHRVEALGYKALVLTVDVPYTGKRRNDIRNQFKLPPHLKVKNFDGVFQVSAGPEEYGIPAHTLDPSISWKEVYWLQSLTRLPIIIKGILTKEDAELAVEHGVQGIIVSNHGGRQLDGGPATIDCLSEIVDTVQGRIEVYMDGGIRTGSDVLKAVALGAKCVFIGRPAVWGLAYKGEEGVREVLQILNDEFRLSMALSGCRNVAEINRNLIQFSKL, encoded by the exons ATGGAGCTCCCTCTGAG GGGCTTGCAGCTAGGTGTTGCCACATTCACAAACAGCTTGACACAGCACGGGGACACACTGATTCAAGTCTACTGCCTGCTACAATCTCTTCCTCACCCGTTGTTTGGAAAACCAAG agcaaatctgtgtgtgtttgtttctgcagAGAGAATGAGTAACTGCAGCTGCAATCG AGACGGGTCGCGTTGTGCAGAAATGTCTATGGTCTGTCTGACGGACTTCGAGGAGTATGCTAAGGGGCATCTCTCCAAGGCCACCTGGGACTACTACGCCGCCGGAGCAGACGAGTGCTGCACAAGGGATGACAACCTGCTGGCCTTCAAACG AATCCGCCTGCGGCCACGGATTTTACGGGACGTGTCGGTAAGTGACACGCGGACCACGGTGCTGGGCACGGAGATCAGCTTTCCTGTGGGCATCGCCCCGACCGCCTTCCATTGCCTGGCCTGGCACGAGGGGGAGATGGCAACAGCAAGGG ctACGGAGGCGGTGAACACATGCTACATCACCAGCACCTACTCGACCTGCTCGGTGGAGGAGATTGTGGCGGCGGCGCCCAACGGCTACCGCTGGTTCCAGCTGTACGTGTACCGCGACCGCAAGCTGTCGGAGCAGATCGTGCACCGCGTGGAGGCGCTGGGCTACAAGGCTCTGGTGCTCACCGTGGACGTGCCCTACACCGGGAAACGCCGCAATGACATCCGCAACCAGTTCAAGCTCCCGCCCCACCTCAAGGTTAAGAACTTTGATGGGGTCTTCCAG GTGAGCGCGGGCCCGGAGGAGTACGGCATCCCCGCCCACACGCTGGACCCGTCCATCAGCTGGAAGGAGGTGTACTGGCTGCAGTCGCTCACAAGGCTGCCCATTATCATCAAGGGCATCCTGACCAAGGAGGACGCCGAGCTGGCTGTGGAGCACGGCGTCCAGGGCATCATCGTGTCCAATCACGGCGGGCGCCAGCTGGACGGCGGACCGGCTACT ATAGACTGCCTGTCAGAGATAGTGGACACGGTGCAGGGCAGGATCGAGGTCTACATGGACGGTGGGATCCGCACAGGCAGTGATGTGCTCAAGGCCGTGGCGCTCGGAGCCAAGTGTGTGTTCATCGGACGGCCTGCTGTCTGGGGCCTGGcttataag GGTGAGGAAGGAGTCCGCGAGGTGCTGCAGATCCTGAACGATGAGTTCCGCCTCTCGATGGCGCTGTCAG GTTGCAGAAACGTTGCCGAGATCAACAGGAATCTGATTCAGTTCTCCAAACTTTGA
- the hsd3b1 gene encoding hydroxy-delta-5-steroid dehydrogenase, 3 beta- and steroid delta-isomerase 1 — protein sequence MSLSGDVCVVTGACGFLGQHLVKLLLEEEKLAEIRLLDRSVQPELIQDLEGKRGETTVSVFEGDIRDADLLRRACRGASIVFHTVSLIDVIGALKYSELHGVNVKGTQMLLEACVQENVCSLIYTSSIEVAGPNPRGDPVVNGDEDTPYSACLRFPYSRTKKEAEDLCLRAQGEVLRNGGRLATCALRPMYIYGAGCRFTLGHMRDGIRNGHVLLRASPRRALVNPVYVGNVAAAHLQAARALRDPRTRAAVGGNVYYVADDTPPVSYSDFNHAVLAPLGFGIQERPALPFPVLYVVCFLMEMLQTVLRPFVQFAPPLNRQLLTMLYTPFSFSYQKAKRDLGYTPRYSWEEARKTTTDWLALMLAKERAQVKAK from the exons ATGTCGTTGtcaggagacgtgtgtgtggtgacggGAGCTTGCGGATTCCTGGGGCAGCACCTGGTGAAGCTactcctggaggaggagaagctggCTGAGATCCGACTGCTGGACAGGAGCGTCCAACCGGAACTCATACAGGACCTGGAAG GTAAAAGGGGTGAGACGACAGTGAGCGTGTTTGAGGGAGACATCAGGGACGCTGATCTCCTGAGGAGAGCCTGTCGGGGCGCATCCATCGTTTTCCACACGGTCTCCCTCATCGACGTCATAGGAGCACTGAAGTACAGTGAACTCCACGGGGTCAATGTCAAAG GGACCCAGATGCTTCTGGAAGCGTGCGTCCAGGAGAACGTCTGCTCGCTCATCTACACGAGCAGCATCGAGGTGGCCGGCCCCAACCCCCGCGGCGACCCCGTGGTCAACGGCGACGAGGACACGCCGTACTCCGCCTGCCTGAGGTTCCCCTACAGCCGCACCAAGAAGGAGGCCGAGGACCTGTGCCTCCGCGCCCAGGGCGAGGTGCTCCGCAACGGGGGCCGCCTGGCCACCTGCGCCCTGCGGCCCATGTACATCTACGGCGCCGGCTGCCGCTTCACGCTGGGCCACATGCGCGACGGCATCCGCAACGGCCACGTGCTCCTGCGGGCGTCGCCGCGCCGCGCGCTCGTCAACCCCGTCTACGTGGGCAACGTGGCCGCCGCGCACCTCCAGGCCGCCCGGGCGCTCCGCGACCCGCGCACGAGGGCGGCGGTCGGCGGGAACGTGTACTACGTGGCGGACGACACGCCGCCGGTCAGCTACTCGGACTTCAACCACGCCGTGCTGGCGCCGCTGGGATTCGGGATCCAGGAGCGGCCGGCGCTCCCGTTCCCCGTGCTCTACGTCGTCTGCTTCCTGATGGAGATGCTGCAGACGGTCCTCCGCCCCTTCGTGCAGTTCGCTCCGCCCCTGAACAGGCAGCTGCTGACCATGCTGTACACGCCCTTCTCGTTCTCCTACCAGAAGGCCAAGAGGGATTTGGGGTACACACCCCGATATAGTTGGGAGGAGGCGCGCAAGACCACCACTGATTGGCTGGCCTTAATGCTGGCCAAGGAGAGAGCCCAAGTCAAAGCCAAATGA
- the si:rp71-68n21.9 gene encoding kelch-like protein 9 isoform X1: MGNSGEEGKLHRRLSRLGSRHQNRDPPRPPPQADKPPTPAAPTPRPPEVAPKPAEAAQKAPEAAPKPPVVAPKPVEAPKPSLPPRPLKREFLCETHGNAILQGLNSFRCDETLCDVTLVPGDSSKTFPVHRAIMASASDYFKAMFTGGMREQELKEIKLHGVSSAGLKNIIDFIYTSRLDLSVGSLQDTLEAASFLQVLPVLDFCNQLLSSEITIENCVEVERIATDLLLEDVQTHVGDFVRDNFRELVQSGHFLQLSESSMAHALASDGLKGLSEMELYRAARTWIAHDPPTRHPSAYTLLRHIRFPLMSPSELLQISQEQDQSESTGAGSAAAANANAKANANAKADAPPRGPPLMRSDTACVNLLLEASNYQMLPFMQPVLQTERTRIRSDAVRLLALGGVMRHQLVVSRELRFYEEPEGARRGEDDGAGGRGDVCGFGEVAGGGGGGGGGGASGSWRALQPMEVPRYQHGVALLGGFLFIVGGQSTYDTKGKTAVDSAYRYDPRFDRWLQVASLNEKRTFFHLSALSGKLYAVGGRNATGEIGSVECYSLNKNEWTFVQPMVEPHYGHAGAVHAGLMYVSGGITKDTFQKEMWCYDPDCDLWSRRADMMDLRGLHCMCTLGDRLYVMGGNHFRGANDYDDVLGCEYYSPASDQWTAVAAMPRGQSDVGVAVFEGRIYVVGGYSWNSRCMVDIVQRYDPEGDEWDHAFNVLEPLGGIRACTMTVHRPQGPAAEAQIQECPLLDTKN; the protein is encoded by the exons ATGGG AAACAGTGGGGAGGAAGGGAAGCTACACCGGCGTCTTTCGCGACTCGGCAGCCGCCACCAGAACAGGGATCCTCCGAGGCCCCCGCCTCAGGCCGACAAACCCCCCACGCCCGCCGCACCGACCCCCCGGCCCCCGGAGGTGGCCCCTAAACCAGCCGAGGCAGCCCAGAAGGCCCCAGAGGCAGCACCCAAACCGCCCGTAGTGGCCCCCAAACCAGTAGAGGCCCCCAAACCGAGCCTCCCTCCCCGACCCCTGAAGAGAGAGTTCCTGTGTGAGACCCACGGCAATGCCATCTTACAG GGTTTGAACTCTTTCCGATGTGATGAGACGCTGTGTGATGTGACCCTGGTGCCAGGAGACAGCAGCAAGACCTTTCCTGTGCACAGAGCCATCATGGCCTCCGCCAGTGACTACTTCAAAGCCATGTTCACAG GCGGAATGCGAGAGCAGGAGCTGAAGGAGATTAAGCTTCACGGTGTGAGCAGCGCGGGGCTGAAGAACATAATCGACTTCATCTACACGTCGCGACTGGACCTGAGTGTGGGCAGCCTGCAGGACACTCTGGAGGCGGCCAGCTTCCTACAGGTCCTACCCGTGCTGGACTTCTGCAACCAGCTGCTCAGCAGCGag aTCACCATTGAAAACTGCGTAGAGGTGGAGCGAATAGCCACAGACCTGCTCCTGGAGGATGTCCAGACCCACGTCGGCGACTTCGTGCGGGACAACTTCCGGGAGCTGGTGCAGAGCGGACACTTCCTGCAGCTCTCCGAGTCCAGCATGGCGCACGCGCTCGCCAGCGACGGCCTCAAGGGCCTCTCGGAGATGGAGCTGTACCGCGCGGCCCGCACCTGGATCGCCCACGACCCGCCCACCCGCCACCCGTCCGCCTACACCCTGCTGCGCCACATCCGCTTCCCCCTCATGAGCCCCTCCGAGCTGCTCCAGATCTCCCAGGAACAGGACCAGAGCGAGAGCACCGGCGCTGGGTCCGCCGCCGCGGCTAACGCTAATGCTAAAGCTAACGCTAATGCTAAAGCTGACGCGCCGCCGCGGGGGCCGCCGCTGATGCGCTCGGACACGGCGTGCGTCAACCTGCTCCTGGAGGCCAGCAACTACCAGATGCTGCCCTTCATGCAGCCGGTGCTGCAGACCGAGCGCACGCGCATCCGCTCCGACGCCGTGCGGCTGCTCGCGCTCGGCGGCGTCATGCGCCACCAGCTGGTGGTCAGCCGCGAGCTGCGCTTCTACGAGGAGCCCGAGGGCgcgaggaggggggaggacgacggagcgggggggaggggagacgTCTGCGGCTTCGGTGAGgtggcgggaggaggaggaggaggaggaggaggaggcgcgagCGGAAGCTGGCGGGCGCTGCAGCCGATGGAGGTGCCGCGCTACCAGCACGGCGTGGCGCTGCTCGGGGGCTTCCTGTTCATCGTCGGGGGCCAGAGCACGTACGACACCAAGGGCAAGACGGCGGTGGACAGCGCCTACCGCTACGACCCGCGCTTCGACCGCTGGCTCCAGGTGGCCTCGCTCAACGAGAAGAGGACCTTCTTCCACCTGAGCGCGCTCAGCGGGAAACTGTACGCCGTCGGAGGCCGCAACGCCACCGGGGAGATCG GTTCGGTGGAGTGCTACAGCCTCAACAAAAATGAGTGGACCTTTGTGCAGCCGATGGTTGAACCCCATTATGGCCATGCTGGAGCAGTCCACGCAGGTCTGATGTATGTCTCAG GGGGCATTACCAAGGACACCTTCCAGAAGGAGATGTGGTGCTACGACCCCGACTGTGACCTCTGGAGTCGGCGTGCGGACATGATGGACCTGCGGGGGCTGCACTGCATGTGCACGCTGGGCGACCGCCTCTACGTCATGGGCGGCAACCACTTCCGCGGCGCCAACGACTACGACGACGTGCTGGGCTGCGAGTACTACAGCCCGGCCAGCGACCAGTGGACCGCGGTGGCGGCCATGCCGCGGGGACAGAGCGACGTCGGCGTGGCCGTCTTCGAGGGCCGCATCTACGTGGTGGGGGGCTACTCGTGGAACAGCCGCTGCATGGTGGACATCGTGCAGCGCTACGACCCCGAGGGCGACGAATGGGACCACGCCTTCAACGTGCTGGAGCCGCTCGGGGGCATCCGGGCGTGCACCATGACCGTGCACCGGCCCCAGGGGCCCGCCGCCGAGGCCCAGATACAAGAGTGCCCTCTACTGGACACCAAGAACTGA
- the hao2 gene encoding hydroxyacid oxidase 2 isoform X2: protein MSNCSCNRDGSRCAEMSMVCLTDFEEYAKGHLSKATWDYYAAGADECCTRDDNLLAFKRIRLRPRILRDVSVSDTRTTVLGTEISFPVGIAPTAFHCLAWHEGEMATARATEAVNTCYITSTYSTCSVEEIVAAAPNGYRWFQLYVYRDRKLSEQIVHRVEALGYKALVLTVDVPYTGKRRNDIRNQFKLPPHLKVKNFDGVFQVSAGPEEYGIPAHTLDPSISWKEVYWLQSLTRLPIIIKGILTKEDAELAVEHGVQGIIVSNHGGRQLDGGPATIDCLSEIVDTVQGRIEVYMDGGIRTGSDVLKAVALGAKCVFIGRPAVWGLAYKGEEGVREVLQILNDEFRLSMALSGCRNVAEINRNLIQFSKL, encoded by the exons ATGAGTAACTGCAGCTGCAATCG AGACGGGTCGCGTTGTGCAGAAATGTCTATGGTCTGTCTGACGGACTTCGAGGAGTATGCTAAGGGGCATCTCTCCAAGGCCACCTGGGACTACTACGCCGCCGGAGCAGACGAGTGCTGCACAAGGGATGACAACCTGCTGGCCTTCAAACG AATCCGCCTGCGGCCACGGATTTTACGGGACGTGTCGGTAAGTGACACGCGGACCACGGTGCTGGGCACGGAGATCAGCTTTCCTGTGGGCATCGCCCCGACCGCCTTCCATTGCCTGGCCTGGCACGAGGGGGAGATGGCAACAGCAAGGG ctACGGAGGCGGTGAACACATGCTACATCACCAGCACCTACTCGACCTGCTCGGTGGAGGAGATTGTGGCGGCGGCGCCCAACGGCTACCGCTGGTTCCAGCTGTACGTGTACCGCGACCGCAAGCTGTCGGAGCAGATCGTGCACCGCGTGGAGGCGCTGGGCTACAAGGCTCTGGTGCTCACCGTGGACGTGCCCTACACCGGGAAACGCCGCAATGACATCCGCAACCAGTTCAAGCTCCCGCCCCACCTCAAGGTTAAGAACTTTGATGGGGTCTTCCAG GTGAGCGCGGGCCCGGAGGAGTACGGCATCCCCGCCCACACGCTGGACCCGTCCATCAGCTGGAAGGAGGTGTACTGGCTGCAGTCGCTCACAAGGCTGCCCATTATCATCAAGGGCATCCTGACCAAGGAGGACGCCGAGCTGGCTGTGGAGCACGGCGTCCAGGGCATCATCGTGTCCAATCACGGCGGGCGCCAGCTGGACGGCGGACCGGCTACT ATAGACTGCCTGTCAGAGATAGTGGACACGGTGCAGGGCAGGATCGAGGTCTACATGGACGGTGGGATCCGCACAGGCAGTGATGTGCTCAAGGCCGTGGCGCTCGGAGCCAAGTGTGTGTTCATCGGACGGCCTGCTGTCTGGGGCCTGGcttataag GGTGAGGAAGGAGTCCGCGAGGTGCTGCAGATCCTGAACGATGAGTTCCGCCTCTCGATGGCGCTGTCAG GTTGCAGAAACGTTGCCGAGATCAACAGGAATCTGATTCAGTTCTCCAAACTTTGA